ATGAGTTTCTAGCGATCGTGTCTCATGAGCTTCGCACCCCGTTAAATGCATTGTTGGGCTGGGCACAAATGCTTCGCGGCCGCAAGCTGGATGAGGCAACAGCAGCAAAGGCGCTGGAAACGATCGAGCGCAATGCCAAACTTCAAAGCAAGCTCATTGACGATATCCTTGACATTTCCCGCATTGTCCAAAATCGAATTCGTCTTAATCAGATTGCGGTTCACTTGGTGCCGGTGATCAACGAAGTGCTAGAAGATGTACGTCCTCTGGCCACGGCCAAGGCAATTGAGATTGAATCGATCTTTGATCCATCGGTTGGGCTAGTAACCGGAGATCCAGAACGGTTGCAACAGATTATTTGGAATCTGCTTTCCAACGCCATTAAATTCACTGCTCAAGGTGGACGTGTTGTAGTGCAATTATCTCAAGTTGACAACCAAGCTCAAATCATCATCAGCGACACTGGACAGGGAATCTCTGCTGATTTTCTCCCTTACGTATTCGATCGCTTCCGTCAAGGCGTTCACACCACAACTCGGAAACATGGGGGACTAGGATTAGGGCTGGCGATCGTCCGACATTTAGTTGAGATGCAGGGCGGTAGGGTGTTTGCAAACAGTGATGGGGAGGGATTAGGGGCAACCTTTACCGTGCAATTGCCGATTCGAGAGTTGCAGTTGAGTACACAACCTGAGCCAGAAAGGCTAGGCACTACGGCTGGACTTCCCATGATGACCAACTTGCGAGTCCTTGTCGTCGATGATGACCAAGACACGCTTGATCTCACGTCCTTTGTCTTAGAGGAGTGTCAGGCTGAAGTTAAAACCGCAACCTCTGTGGGTGCTGCATTAGCTGTGTTCTCTCAGTTCAACCCCCATGTTCTAGTCAGTGACATTGGCATGCCTGAGCAGGATGGCTACAATCTCATTCGGAAAGTTCGGCAACTGGAACCTGACCCAAATAATGCGATTCCGGCAATCGCGTTGACCGCGTTTGCGAAAGCAGAAGATCAACAACAAGCGCTCTCGGCTGGATTTCAACGCCATATGGCCAAGCCTGTTAATCCGTACGATCTCGTTGCGATGATTAGTAGCCTGATCAGTTAAGCCAGCTTTATCTTTTCTCAGGATTCTCCAGATTAGATTCAGACGTTGCTAAATAGACAATTGAACGTATTGTATAAAGAGGTGTTTTTGACAAGCGGTTGTACTGTGTCTTCTGAAGAACGCTTCCACATTCTGGTCGTTGATGATTTATTCGATAACGTTCTGCTACTGCAAATGTTATTGGAGGATGAGGGGTATGAGGTGGAAACCGCTGAGAGCGGAACTCTTGCCCTGGAAAAGATCGCAGCGAATCCACCTGATTTATTGCTGCTCGATGTCATGATGCCTGACATGAATGGGTATGAGGTGACGCGTCGAATCCGAGAAAATCCAGCATTGCCCGACTTTCCCATCCTGCTCATTTCGGCCCACGAGCAGGACAATGCAGTTCAAGGACTCGATTTGGGCGCGAACGACTTTATTCGCAAGCCGTTTGACTTTGATGAACTGTTCGCCAGAGTGCGGGCTTTCTTAAGATCTAAACCACAAACTGCACCGTCTCGAACGGTATTAGTCGTCGAGGATAGCCCCTTTGATGCACTCCATCTCGAGCGAGTCTTTCGCCAACTCAAGCTCACGCTTGTGATCCAGCAAGTTTGCCGAGCAGAAGATGCAATGAACTATTTGAGGGGTGAAGGGACTTATGCCGCTCGGTCTCGCTATCCACTACCTGACCTTTTGGTCCTCGACTTGAAGTTGCCCGGAATGCCAGGTCTCGATTTCCTTCAGTGGCTGCGGCAACAACCTGACCTAGAGCAATTACCGGTGATCGCCATGACGGGTTACGGCAATCGAGACTTATCACAAGCGTACGAGCTAGGTATCAACTTCTACTTACTGAAACCCGTTGAGGTCAGCACCCTCACTGCCGCTTTGCAAAAGCTCAGCTTAGTGTAACTTGAACGATAAGCTGAGCCGTTTCCAATCTGAAGATTGGCGGCCTCAAGTGTGTACCGCCTGTTCATGTGCTGCGTATGCTCTAACTAGAGAGCTAAAGACGGGAATCCCTCCAGCCATTAATGAGCTTTGAGTATCAATAGCATCGTTTAAGCGTCTAGGCTCAACACGAGGGCAGGGCTGTTTCATTGTCAGAAATAGAAATTCAGACCCTCGATTCTCTCGTTCAGCGTTCTTAAAATTTCTGCACTTCACAAACGATTGCCTCTTCCGGATATCTCCTGGTGACAATGAAACAGCCCTGCCCTTGATCACTTATGGCACAAGCCCAGCGTTCGCCGCCAACCGAGGAAAGGCGATCGAACCTGTTCTTGAAAACAACAAGGATCTATCCAGCCGCCCGGACATGGACGGGGCGCGGATTCTGGCAAGTCAGATTCAAGTATTGAACGCCATCTTTAATCGCTATGCTCAAATCCCGATCGTAGTGCTAGACAAGAACCCACAAGTGGCAGAAGCCTCGATGCACGTAGCTTTAAGGGCACAAGGCGAATGCAGAAAATCGATCGCGACGCTGAATGAGTTACGCAATCCAAGAAAAACCACGTTTATCAAGAAAAATATCGAGCGCCAGCAAAACAATCTAGTAGCCACTGGTCACGCCCTCGATCAACCCGAACAATTAGGAGAAGCGCAAAATGCCCCATTGGACACCAGAAGCGAGATAGAAACAAGCAGAGCTTATTAGACAGTGGCGACCGTGGGAGTCGAGTACGGGGGCAATTACGCCGGAGGGTAAAGCGATCACCGCTCAGAACTCACTTAAGCACGGGTGGCATACGGCGGAAATGATTGCGATCCGAAAGCGCATGAACGAAATCATCAAGGAGCGCCAAGCGATCGAGAGCCGCATCCCATGGGAAGAATTAGGGCTTTAACGGTTTGCTGTCAAACTGTTTGAGTATTTTTCGGTGTTCATATTGCGGGCAAACCCTCGGCTATGCGCGATTGTGCCCAGCTTTTTTGCTGCAAGCAAGTCAAGTTACCTTAAACACAACTCTAGTTACCTCAAGTTCGAAAATGGGTAACTCCTGAAATCTAGCCAAATTAAGGCTTTTTATCATCAGTTGCCTAAGTTACCTAAGTTAACCTGAGTTCGGGTTAAGCCGGAAACAGGAGATTGCGGTCGAGGGCAATCGATGGCTTCTTTGGCTGATGGCAGTAGGCAATCAATCCGCCCAGGATGTTCACAAAGCAATTGACTGGAGAGCGATGCCGTGAATGCTCGATCTGCGAGATGTTCTTCAACTGGTCGATGATCGTTTCGATAATGGAGCGGTGACGCAACATCAACCGGTCATTCAACAGCATCAATCGCTGTTTCATGTTGCGCTTGAGTTTGGTGATGAGCTGAATGCCTGCACTTTTGAGCAGTTGTTTGGCGAGTTTTTGCGAGACATAGCCTTTGTCGGCGAACACCTTGCCGAATAACTGCTGTAACAACTTCGGGACGGGAGCACGGTCATCAGTGTTGCCCGGAGTCAGCACGATGTTGAGCAACTCACCTCGGTCATTCACCACCAGATGCAGTTTGAAGCCAAAGAACCAATCGAGCGAGGTTTTGCCGCGTGCAGCAACGTTCTCGAACACCTGGTTGCGCTCAATGCGACGGTTGTGGCAGACACTCAATGAGGTAGAGTCCATGAAGCTGATGCCGCTGCACGACCCGAAACACGAGCGCAAGTAGGCGCACATCGGCACGAGCGTCCCTGGAATCCATTCGATGAAGCGCTGGTAGCTGACTAAGCCTGGAAAGTCAGATGCCCACTCGGTCTGCACTTTCTCTTGATAATAGGCTTTGAAGTTGCGATAGCACGACTGATGAAACACTATCAGAATCGTCATAATCTCGCTCAAGCTCAGCCTGCGAGGGCGATTGCGAAGCTGAAGTCCACAGCCTAGAAGCTGCTGCTTCCAGTGCGGCTCAAAGGTGTTGCAGAAATCGTCGACGGAGCAAAACAGTTCTTCTAGACTAAGCATGAGGGCAAACTGGGCTTGAGATTTTAGCATTTTCAGCCTATCGGGTTTGCCCCTTTCTTGTCTCAATCCTTATCCCGAACTCAGGTTAAGTTACTTGAAAAAGAGACAATAAAATAAGTAACTCCAACACCAATAACGACCCTTACTACCCTGGAGTAGTAGGCTGGCATGATTCCCGGTATACCGCTTATTGAGAACTCTGTAACCTATACGTTGTAGGCTTTCTCTCGTTTTACTGTTTTCTTTGGGGTAGTAGGGGTATTAGAGGCTTGCAGCCTCTAATACCCCTCTTCTCCTATAAAGACTTCATTAAACACATGTTTTCTCAGGATTTTCAGTCCGCTGCACCTAATTTCCCGAAAGAAATAAAATACTGTTTTTCAACATCTGATTAGCCAAAGACTATTAATCAAACATCAGTTTGGGTATCAGAAGGGTCTAGATTGCCGTCCTAAAATTCACACTACACATTGGCTATCAGAATTTATTGCTTTCCTTCAAACGAAAGAGGTCGCTCGTCTAAACCAGTTTATTAAAATTTTCTAAAAAGAGCTCATGTTCTCCCCCTTCCTGGATCGGTAACAATTTCGGTTACATCAAATAGGTTTGCATCTCAAATTCCCACTGCACAAAGCTTTCAGAAAATCTATAGAGGTCTGCAAAACCTCCACCCCCAGTTCGAATCTGGGTGCCGCCTTCAAGAATTTCAAGCTCTAGAACCCAGTTCTAGAGCCTTTTAAATAAGTTAAGTTGTGCCATCAGATTGTGCCAATAGGTCAGCCGTTGTGATTTCACAAGTACGATGGTCGGGTCTTTACTATGAGCTATGCTTACCGCTGTATCTACCCTGAGAGGGATAGGCAGGGTTAGAGTCAATCAGATTTAATAAAACATCCATATGGGCATACGGCAGCATCTCAATGAAGCGTGATAAGACAGGCAAATTTATTCAAGCTTGGGATGGAGAACAAAAACACGCAGTCAAGCTATCTCTGACGAGAACTGCTTGGCAACGATTGCAGCAGCAGGCAGGAGAATTAGGCATTTCTCGTTCTGAATTGGTAGAGCATTATGCACGTCACTCGCACTATTGTTTTGCCGGAAGTAATACAGTAGATGATTGCAACACTGAGGCAAGTCGCCTACCCACTGTAGCAATGCAAAGCGTTGATCCAGGTTCTGATCAGTTGCTCATAGGACGTATATTTGCACTACAAGAAAGAAATATACGGTTACAAGAACAGATTGTTAAACTTCAGCAAACCGTCGAGAAACTTCGATCGCAACAGCAACAGGCAGATGCTCAAATCAATGAACGGAAGTGGCTAGAAGCAGCGCTCAATTTGCTGCCGACTCCGCTGATGATGGTTGATCCACAACAAATGCGAGTCACTTTCTCGAATCAGGCAGCAAATGCAATCGCAGGCGTGAATATTGCCGAGGAGGTCGGAGCAGTCTACAACGCAGACTATCATTGCACCGATGAGTTAGGGAGGTTTCTCCCGCCTGAGCAGATACCAGCTATTCGAGCTGCGCGGGGCGAGAAAATCGCTGGAACTGAAATCAACTGGCACACTCCCGTTGGCGTTTTTCCGCTCCTAGTCTACGCAGATACATTGCCTGCGATGTACGATCGACCCCCAACAAGTGTGGTTGTCTTTCAGGATATTCGCGAACGGAAGCAGATCGAGGCACAACTCAAAGAAAGCCAGCGTTTTATTCAGCAAGTTGCCGATGCGATACCCGGAGTTCTCTATATCTACGACTTGATTGAGCAGCGCAATGTTTATGCCAATCGCCAAGTCGGTGAAATTTTGGGATACACGATCGAGCAGGTTCAGGCAATGGGCAATCAATTGTTTCCATTGCTGATGCATCCCGATGATCTTGCAACGTTGCCTGCTCATCTGGAACGTTTCAATCAGGCACAAGATGGAGATGTAATAGAACGAGAATACCGAATGCGTCATGCAGATGGAGAATGGCGCTGGTTGTGGAGCCGTGATCAGGTCTTTTCTCGCACTCAAGCTGGCGCACCGCATCAAGTTCTAGGAATCTCGCACGATATTACGGATAGCAAACAAGCTGAATTGAAGCTGAAACAAGCCGAGGAAAGCCTTCAGCTTGCTCTGACTTCTGCAGGGATGGTTGCTTGGGATATGGATTTGCAAACCCATCAGGTAGTTTGCTCTCCAAACGCCCTTGAAGTTTGGGGAGTGCAAGCAGGGACGGCAGAAGACTTTTTCCGCAATGTTCACCCAGACGATCAAGACAGTTTAATTCAAGCATTAGCGCAAGCGATCGCTGGAAAAGAAGATTACTTTCATGAATACCGAGTGCTGAGTCCTGATCAAACCGTTCGCTGGTTGAGCAGCCAGGGGCGAGTTTATTTCAACCACGCGGGTCAAGCAATCCGAATGGTCGGGGTCACAACGGATATTAGCGATGCGAAGCACCGCGAAGCGGAACGCATTTGCGGTGAGAATGAACGCAAGCAAGCTGAAATCGCAGCAGCTCGATCGGCAGAGCGCACAGTTCGTCTGCAAAGTGTTACCGCCGCTCTTTCTGAAGCATTGACTCCCTGTGATGTGGCAACTGTGATTGTTAAACAAGCATTAGCTGCGCTGGGAGCTTGTCGCGGCTTGGTCATGCTGCTCAGCACCGATCAAAAGGAACTGGAACTAATTCGATCAATTGGATATTCTCCTGATGCTTTGTCAGAATGGCGACGATTTCCTGTCACGGCAGCTGTACCGCTTGCTCATGTGATTCACACTCGAACTCCTGTTTTCCTGCAATCTATCGCTGAAGCAACTACCACGTATCCTCAAGTTGCGGCTTTGCAGAACAAGATTTCATCAGGCGCGATCGCGGCAATTCCACTCATCGCTGAGGATCAGGTGCTCGGTGTGCTGGGAATTGGATTTACGGAGGCACATCCCATTTGCGAAGAGGATCGGGCATTTATGCTCGCATTAGCTCGCCAATGTGCTCAAGCGATTCGGCGATCGCAGCTTTATCAAGCAGAACAAGAAGCGCGAGCCAGCGCAGAAGCGAGCGAGAGCCGTCTCCGGTTTATGGCAGAAGCGATTCCACAGATGGTCTGGGTTGCTCAAGCGAATGGTTTTACCGAATACTACAATCAGCGGTGGTTTGAGTACACAGGCTTGACTTTAGAAGAAAGCCAAAATGCGAATGGCAGCTTTCGTCATCCGGATGATCACGATCGCTTTATCCAAGCCTGGATCAAAGCCGTGACCAACAAGGAGATTTTTCAAGCCGAGCAGCGAATCAAACGAGCGGATGGCATCTATCGCTGGCATCTATCACGGGCATATCCGATGTTAGATGAAACCGGTGAAATTGTGAAATGGTTTGGCTCCTGCACCGATATTGATAATTGGAAGCGAATAGAGCAAACCCAACGGTTTCTTGCTCAGGCTTCCCAAACCTTTGCAGAAGCAAATTTGGACTTGCAAGCTGTTTTGGACACGGTGACTCGGCTGGCCAGTGAATTCACTCAGGATGTCTGCGTTCTAAATCTGCTTGCTGATGATGGGCAATTCCTTGAACACGCCTCGTTTTATCATCCTGATTTGGAGGTTCGATCGTTTGTTGGAGAATTACTAGAGCAATATCCGCGCCGCATCACCGAAGGAATTGGGGGACGCGTGGCGCGAACAGGAGAACCTTTGTTAATGGCTGTGACTTCGCAAGAAGAATTGAGTGCTGCGATTCAACCAGAGTATCGCCTTTACCTAGAGCGCTTTCAGGTTTGCAGTGTTTTGCTGGTGCCTTTAAAGGTACAAGGAGGAACTATCGGGGTGTTGAGCCTCACCCGTCATTCTCCTGCTGATCCTCACACACAAGATGATTTAAGTCTGTTTCAGGATTTGGCAGATCGAGCAGCGATGGCGATCGCCAATGCAAGGCTGTATCAACAGGCAGAACAAGCCCGTCAGCGAGCGGAACGAAATGCCGATCGCACCGCTCGGCTTCAATCCGTGACGGCTGCTCTCTCAGAATCACTAACTCCAGTTCAAGTGGCAGAAGTCATTGCTCAACAAACCGTTGGAGTGGTCAACGCCGCCTCAGTTTTAGTCGCGCTGATCACGCCGCAGGGTAATGAGTTGGAGATTATTCACTCATTGGGCGAGAAAGCAGAGATTCCTTCCGAATGGAGACGCTTTTCACTGGCACTAAGGACACCTTTAACCGATGCTGTCCGCACCGGGCAACCCATGTGGGAAGAACCACTGGAAGAACGCATCGCTCGCTATCCGCATTTAGCAGAACAATATGCTCAAGCAAGTTATCCGGTCTGGATTTCTCTGCCGCTCATCGTTGAAGGGCGATCTATCGGAGGCATTGCTATCACTTTTACGCACCAACCTCAGCTTCGACTAGAGGATCGAGCGTTCATGCTTTCGCTCGTGCAACAGTGTGCTCAAGCGATCGCTCGTGCCCAGCTTTATGAAGCAGAACAACGAGCGAGATCCCAAGCAGAAGCCGCAAACCGAACCAAAGACGAATTTCTGGCGGTGCTGTCTCATGAATTGCGAACTCCCATGAATCCGATTTTGGGTTGGGCGAGAATTCTCCGACAAGGCAAGCTAGACCCCCAGCGAGCCGCAACTGCCTTAGCCACGATCGAGCGCAACGCGAAGCTTCAGGTTCAACTGATTGAAGATTTGCTCGATATTTCCCGCATTCTGCAAGGCAAGCTCAGAGTTAACCCCTGTCCAGTGAACCTTGCTGCAACGATCGATGCTGCACTTCAAACCGTTCGTTTAGCTGCTGAAGCAAAAGATATTCAAATTCAAACGAATATCGGTACAGAAGTTGCTAACGTTCTAGGCGATGCAGGTCGTTTACAGCAAGTCCTGTGGAATTTGCTTTCCAACGCGGTAAAATTTACGCCAGAGCAAGGTCAAATCGAAGTTCGATTAACCATTGTCCATGCCCAAGCTCAGATTCAAGTGCAAGATACAGGTAAAGGCATTCAGCCTGACTTCCTACCTTACGTGTTTGAATATTTTCGTCAAGCTGATAGCAGTAGTACTAGAACGTTTGGGGGATTGGGATTGGGATTGGCGATCGCACGTCAAATTGTTGAATTACACGGCGGGACAATTCAGGCAGAAAGTTCTGGAGAGGGACAAGGCTCCACCTTCACGGTCAGACTACCGCTTCTATCTATACCAGCGCTTCCTGAACAGGAGAAGACTTTAGCAAACAATGAACTAGCTTTACAGGAAATTCAGGTTCTTGTCGTGGATGATGAGATTGATAACTTGGAGCTAGCAACCTTCATTCTAGAGGAGGCAGGGGCTTCTGTTGTTGCTGTATCTTCCGCTCAAGCAGCGCTTGAGTGTTTCCGTCAAACAAAACCGGATGTTCTCCTTGCTGATATTGGAATGCCCGAAATGGATGGGTATCTGTTGTTGCGGTATATCCGAGCCTTAGAGGCAGAACAGGGCGATCGTCCAACTTCAGCCATTGCTTTAACTGCCTATGCGAGTGAAGCCGATCAGCAGCAAGCACGAGCAGCAGGATTTCAATGTCATTTGCCTAAACCTGTTGAGCCAGAAGCATTATTACAGGCAATTTTAGGATTAGTTCGCACCTGAACTCCGTCGTTCCTATCCAGTTCCTATTTTTCAGGCTCATTCACATGGTAGATCGGGAAACAACAAAAGAAGAATTGCTTGATGAGTTGGCCCAGTTACGCCAACGGGTTCAAGAATTGGAACAACGCGAGAAACAGTACAGGCAGCAAGAACAAGCGTTGCGAGAAAGGGAAGAGTGGGCACGGCTTGCGATTCAGGTTGGTCGGCTTGGCGGCTGGCGACTCTGTCTGGATACCAATTGCGTCGAGATAGATCAGCGAATGCGGGAAATCTGGGGTGAGCCAGAGGATACCGTCTTGATCCCATTACCAAAAGTATTAGAGCGCATACACCCCGACGATCGAGAACGAGTCGCGGCTGCGGTGAATGCTGCGATTGATCCTCAATCGTCAGGAACCTACGAGATTGAGTATCGGCTTGTTTGGAAGGACGGCACCGAACGGTGGGTGTTAGCAAACGGACAAGCCCAGTTTGAGGGAGAAGGTGGGTCTCGACGCACGGTTAATTTCTTCGGCACTGCGCTTGACATCACGGATCGTAAACAGATGGAAACGGCACTGATTGCTCAAGAACAGCGTTATCGCTATATTTTTGAAGCAGTGGGTGTTTCAATTTGGGAAGAAGATTTCTCGGAGGTAAAAGCAGCGATCGACCAACTCAAAACATCAGGAGTTCAAGATTTTCGACAGTACTTCACTGAGCATCCTGAATTTGTGCAACGAGCAGTTGAGATGGTGCGCCTGCGCGATGTCAATCAAGCATCTCTACTTCTATTTGGTGCTCAAACAAAAGCAGAGTTATTGCACTCATTGCCCCAAATCTTCACCCCCGAAACCCGTGAAGCGTTTATTGAGGAACTATTGGCGATTGCTACAGGGAGAACCCAATTTGCTACAGAAACCGTATTGCAAACCTTACAGGGTCAACAGTTGCAGGTCTGGTTTAGTATCACC
This window of the Cyanobacteria bacterium FACHB-DQ100 genome carries:
- a CDS encoding response regulator, whose product is MSSEERFHILVVDDLFDNVLLLQMLLEDEGYEVETAESGTLALEKIAANPPDLLLLDVMMPDMNGYEVTRRIRENPALPDFPILLISAHEQDNAVQGLDLGANDFIRKPFDFDELFARVRAFLRSKPQTAPSRTVLVVEDSPFDALHLERVFRQLKLTLVIQQVCRAEDAMNYLRGEGTYAARSRYPLPDLLVLDLKLPGMPGLDFLQWLRQQPDLEQLPVIAMTGYGNRDLSQAYELGINFYLLKPVEVSTLTAALQKLSLV
- a CDS encoding IS982 family transposase, with the protein product MLSLEELFCSVDDFCNTFEPHWKQQLLGCGLQLRNRPRRLSLSEIMTILIVFHQSCYRNFKAYYQEKVQTEWASDFPGLVSYQRFIEWIPGTLVPMCAYLRSCFGSCSGISFMDSTSLSVCHNRRIERNQVFENVAARGKTSLDWFFGFKLHLVVNDRGELLNIVLTPGNTDDRAPVPKLLQQLFGKVFADKGYVSQKLAKQLLKSAGIQLITKLKRNMKQRLMLLNDRLMLRHRSIIETIIDQLKNISQIEHSRHRSPVNCFVNILGGLIAYCHQPKKPSIALDRNLLFPA
- a CDS encoding response regulator, with the protein product MIHFLLIDDNPNDRTFIVRELEREFPDHRVSHIADGASFEQALTDRSFNFVVTDYRLRWSDGLTILRKVRDCNPNCPVIMFTDSGTQEIAVAAMKAGLDDYLLKSSKQFVRLPIAIRAAFDRRQIEAERDQLLERERAARVEAEAQKKRATFLAEASQMLVSSLDYRQVLTSIAYMAIPAFADWCFVDIVENTVVDFTKPVVAAVTPDLEALVLQLRQHYPPAPDAPHGPARVLRTGTPELASDIPETMLLKIAQDEEHLRLLRQLQAKSYMTVPMNVGDRTLGTITFASGREDRQYSQADLEMALELGYRAALALDHARLYQEAQEANRIKDEFLAIVSHELRTPLNALLGWAQMLRGRKLDEATAAKALETIERNAKLQSKLIDDILDISRIVQNRIRLNQIAVHLVPVINEVLEDVRPLATAKAIEIESIFDPSVGLVTGDPERLQQIIWNLLSNAIKFTAQGGRVVVQLSQVDNQAQIIISDTGQGISADFLPYVFDRFRQGVHTTTRKHGGLGLGLAIVRHLVEMQGGRVFANSDGEGLGATFTVQLPIRELQLSTQPEPERLGTTAGLPMMTNLRVLVVDDDQDTLDLTSFVLEECQAEVKTATSVGAALAVFSQFNPHVLVSDIGMPEQDGYNLIRKVRQLEPDPNNAIPAIALTAFAKAEDQQQALSAGFQRHMAKPVNPYDLVAMISSLIS
- a CDS encoding PAS domain-containing protein; the encoded protein is MKRDKTGKFIQAWDGEQKHAVKLSLTRTAWQRLQQQAGELGISRSELVEHYARHSHYCFAGSNTVDDCNTEASRLPTVAMQSVDPGSDQLLIGRIFALQERNIRLQEQIVKLQQTVEKLRSQQQQADAQINERKWLEAALNLLPTPLMMVDPQQMRVTFSNQAANAIAGVNIAEEVGAVYNADYHCTDELGRFLPPEQIPAIRAARGEKIAGTEINWHTPVGVFPLLVYADTLPAMYDRPPTSVVVFQDIRERKQIEAQLKESQRFIQQVADAIPGVLYIYDLIEQRNVYANRQVGEILGYTIEQVQAMGNQLFPLLMHPDDLATLPAHLERFNQAQDGDVIEREYRMRHADGEWRWLWSRDQVFSRTQAGAPHQVLGISHDITDSKQAELKLKQAEESLQLALTSAGMVAWDMDLQTHQVVCSPNALEVWGVQAGTAEDFFRNVHPDDQDSLIQALAQAIAGKEDYFHEYRVLSPDQTVRWLSSQGRVYFNHAGQAIRMVGVTTDISDAKHREAERICGENERKQAEIAAARSAERTVRLQSVTAALSEALTPCDVATVIVKQALAALGACRGLVMLLSTDQKELELIRSIGYSPDALSEWRRFPVTAAVPLAHVIHTRTPVFLQSIAEATTTYPQVAALQNKISSGAIAAIPLIAEDQVLGVLGIGFTEAHPICEEDRAFMLALARQCAQAIRRSQLYQAEQEARASAEASESRLRFMAEAIPQMVWVAQANGFTEYYNQRWFEYTGLTLEESQNANGSFRHPDDHDRFIQAWIKAVTNKEIFQAEQRIKRADGIYRWHLSRAYPMLDETGEIVKWFGSCTDIDNWKRIEQTQRFLAQASQTFAEANLDLQAVLDTVTRLASEFTQDVCVLNLLADDGQFLEHASFYHPDLEVRSFVGELLEQYPRRITEGIGGRVARTGEPLLMAVTSQEELSAAIQPEYRLYLERFQVCSVLLVPLKVQGGTIGVLSLTRHSPADPHTQDDLSLFQDLADRAAMAIANARLYQQAEQARQRAERNADRTARLQSVTAALSESLTPVQVAEVIAQQTVGVVNAASVLVALITPQGNELEIIHSLGEKAEIPSEWRRFSLALRTPLTDAVRTGQPMWEEPLEERIARYPHLAEQYAQASYPVWISLPLIVEGRSIGGIAITFTHQPQLRLEDRAFMLSLVQQCAQAIARAQLYEAEQRARSQAEAANRTKDEFLAVLSHELRTPMNPILGWARILRQGKLDPQRAATALATIERNAKLQVQLIEDLLDISRILQGKLRVNPCPVNLAATIDAALQTVRLAAEAKDIQIQTNIGTEVANVLGDAGRLQQVLWNLLSNAVKFTPEQGQIEVRLTIVHAQAQIQVQDTGKGIQPDFLPYVFEYFRQADSSSTRTFGGLGLGLAIARQIVELHGGTIQAESSGEGQGSTFTVRLPLLSIPALPEQEKTLANNELALQEIQVLVVDDEIDNLELATFILEEAGASVVAVSSAQAALECFRQTKPDVLLADIGMPEMDGYLLLRYIRALEAEQGDRPTSAIALTAYASEADQQQARAAGFQCHLPKPVEPEALLQAILGLVRT